GATTCAGGATTCCAGATATTCCAGATTCCAGATATTCCGGATTCCGGATATTCCAGATTCCAGATTCCAGATATTCCAGATTCCAGATATTCCAGATTCCAGATATTCCAGATTCCAGATATTCCAGATATTCCGGATTCCAGATATTCCGGATTCCAGATTCCAGATATTCCAGATTCCAGATATTCCGGATTCCAGATATTCCGGATTCCAGATATTCCGGATTCCAGATTCCAGATATTCCGGATTCCAGATCTTCCGGATTCCGGATATTCCGGATTCCAGATATTCCGGACCGGCGATCAAAGGTTCCCCGTCAGCATTGGGTCGGGCGTCAACCCTAAATCCAATCTAAATCTAAAATCCAAAATCTAAAATCCGAAATCAGATGTAGCAAACTTCCTTAATTGCCGCGACGATCTTCTCGACGCTCGGAAGCGCCGCGACTTCGAGGTTGCGTGCATAGGGCATCGGCGCTTCGACAGTCGAAATGCGCTTGATCGGAGCGTCCAAATAATCGAACGCGTTTTCCATCACCTGATGCGAGATCTCGGCGCCGACCGACGCGAACGCGTGCGATTCTTCGGCAACCACGAGCCGGTTCGTCTTCTTCACCGAAGCGACGATGGTGTCGATGTCGAGCGGTTTGATCGTCCGCGGATCGACGACCTCGACCGAAACATCGTAATCCGCTTGCATTATCTCAGCCGCCTTGATTGCCAGCGGAACCGTGAACGATCGCGCGACGATCGTACAGTCCGAGCCTTCGCGCTTGACGTCTGCGACGCCGAGCGGGACCGTGAAATCCGGATCGTCGGGGACTTCGCCCTTCATTCCGTACATCGTTTCCTGTTCGAGAAACACGACCGGATTGTTGTCGCGGATCGCCGACTTGAGCAAGCCTTTCGCGTCGGCCGGAGTTGACGGCATCACGACCTTCAAACCGGGGAAATTTGCGTAAAACGCTTCGAGTGCCTGCGAATGCTGCGACGAAACCTGGTAGGCGGAGCCGTTCGGGCCGCGGAAGACGATCGGGACGTTGAACTGGCCGCCCGACATATAGAACATCTTCGCCGCGTGATTGATTATCTGGTCGGAGGCGAGGATCGAGAAGTTGAACGTCATAAACTCGATCACCGGCCGCAGTCCGGCCATCGCCGCGCCGACGCCGAGCGCCGCGAACCCGAGTTCGGTGATCGGCGTGTCAACGACGCGCTTGTCGCCGAATTCTTTCCACAGGCCGCGCGTAACCTTGTACGCGCCGTCGTATTCGGCAACCTCTTCACCCATGATGAAGACGTTCTCGTCCCTCGCTAATTCTTCGCGAAGCGCCGCATTCAACGCGTCGCGGATGGTCATTTGTGACATAAGTTCAGTGAGCGGTGAGCGGTGAGCGGTAAGCCGAAAAGCGCTCCGTCCCACAATCGCCGCCTATTCAAACCAAAGAGCGCAGATCGCTTGATTCGGTGAGCCGACCGGCTAAATCGCCGACAATCAAAGCGTTCTGAAAATCGTCAAGCTGCCGGTGCCGAACGCCCGTTTGATTTCGGACGTGCTAGACTCCGCTTCAGACCGTAGGTCACGGCCATACATTCATCAAGCAGTTTAGCGACAGCTGAAAATTTGTGTTCATCAACGTGTCCGACGCGTAATGCAATCTCAAGCTGGGTGCTAAGTTCGTTCAACGATCCCAAGGATACGCTCAAGAAATTCCTAAATTGCTCAGTCGATCGATCCGCAGCGCACTCGGCAATATTCGACGGAGCCGATACGGCAGCTCGTCTCATCTGCAAACTCAATCCATAAATCTCTTCTCGCGGAAACGACTTGGTGATGTCATAAACGAGTTCGACCAAATCCATGCATTTTCGCCATGCAATCAACTTCGTATGAGGTTTTTCCATCTGTGTGAGTCTCCGTCTCCTCTTCCCCTTTTTCCTTTTTGCTCGATCATAGGCGCGCTAACTCAAACAATGATCCACGTTGCAATTACTTCCCACCGCCCACCGCTCACGGCTCACCGCTCACTGCTCACCGCTCACCGCTCACCGCTCACGACGCAAAGACATCCGTCATCAATTCGCTTTCGTCCGGAAACGGGCTTTCGTCGGCGAATTTGACCGCTGCTTCGACGACTGCTTTCGCCTTTTCGGTGATCGCTTCGAAGTCCTTGTCGCTAAAGATCTTCGCTTCTTTCAATGAATCCTGGAAAAGGACGATCGGATCGCGCTGCTGATATTTCTTGATCTCTTCCGTAGTGCGATACTTGCCGGGGTCGGACATCGAGTGGCCCATATAGCGATAGGCGCGGATCTCGAGCAGCGTCGGCGAACCGTCCTTTCGGGCGCGCTCGAGTGCACGCAGTGTCGCGTCGCGGACCGCCATCACGTCCATCCCGTCGACGAATTCTCCGGCCATTCCGAATCCTTCCGCCTTCTTCGCAATGTTCGCGATGCTCATCGCGCGCGCCTGCGATGTTCCCATTCCGTAACGGTTGTTTTCACAGATGTAGACGCACGGTATCTTCCAGAGCTGGGCCATGTTGAGCGATTCGTGGAAAATACCCTGATTGACCGCCGCCTCGCCGAAAAAGCAGAGCGTCGCGTTGTCCGTGCCTTTGTATTTCTGCGCGTATGCCATTCCGGTCGCTACCCCGATCTGCCCGCCGACGATCCCGTGTCCGCCGAAGAATCCTTTTTCCTTCGAGAACATATGCATCGAACCGCCTTTGCCGCCGACGTTGCCGGTCGCCCGACCGTACAATTCCGCCATCACCGCGTCGGGCGTGATGCCGGCGATCATCGCCTGGACGTGATCGCGATAAGAGGTGATTACGTAGTCGCCTTCCTTGAGCGCCATCATCGTGCCGACTCCGATCGCTTCCTGACCGATGTAAAGATGGCAAAAGCCGCCGATCTTGCCCAAACGGTAAACTTCGGCGCATTTCTGTTCGAAGATGCGGCCGAGGACCATCTGATAGAGCATCTCGCGCAACAGTTCTTTGTCGAGCTTTTGGATCGCCGCAAGCTGTGATTTCTTACGTTTCACATACTCGGCCTGAGCCTGCTCGACATCGACGACATCGGATACCGTGTCCACCGATGCGTTAACCTTTGAACCGTTCTTTGAAATTCCGTCGGC
The DNA window shown above is from Acidobacteriota bacterium and carries:
- a CDS encoding pyruvate dehydrogenase complex E1 component subunit beta gives rise to the protein MSQMTIRDALNAALREELARDENVFIMGEEVAEYDGAYKVTRGLWKEFGDKRVVDTPITELGFAALGVGAAMAGLRPVIEFMTFNFSILASDQIINHAAKMFYMSGGQFNVPIVFRGPNGSAYQVSSQHSQALEAFYANFPGLKVVMPSTPADAKGLLKSAIRDNNPVVFLEQETMYGMKGEVPDDPDFTVPLGVADVKREGSDCTIVARSFTVPLAIKAAEIMQADYDVSVEVVDPRTIKPLDIDTIVASVKKTNRLVVAEESHAFASVGAEISHQVMENAFDYLDAPIKRISTVEAPMPYARNLEVAALPSVEKIVAAIKEVCYI
- a CDS encoding four helix bundle protein, yielding MEKPHTKLIAWRKCMDLVELVYDITKSFPREEIYGLSLQMRRAAVSAPSNIAECAADRSTEQFRNFLSVSLGSLNELSTQLEIALRVGHVDEHKFSAVAKLLDECMAVTYGLKRSLARPKSNGRSAPAA
- the pdhA gene encoding pyruvate dehydrogenase (acetyl-transferring) E1 component subunit alpha, translating into MLYQMVLGRIFEQKCAEVYRLGKIGGFCHLYIGQEAIGVGTMMALKEGDYVITSYRDHVQAMIAGITPDAVMAELYGRATGNVGGKGGSMHMFSKEKGFFGGHGIVGGQIGVATGMAYAQKYKGTDNATLCFFGEAAVNQGIFHESLNMAQLWKIPCVYICENNRYGMGTSQARAMSIANIAKKAEGFGMAGEFVDGMDVMAVRDATLRALERARKDGSPTLLEIRAYRYMGHSMSDPGKYRTTEEIKKYQQRDPIVLFQDSLKEAKIFSDKDFEAITEKAKAVVEAAVKFADESPFPDESELMTDVFAS